A DNA window from Pogona vitticeps strain Pit_001003342236 chromosome 2, PviZW2.1, whole genome shotgun sequence contains the following coding sequences:
- the LOC110077314 gene encoding V-type proton ATPase subunit S1-like protein isoform X3 encodes MEISERWIIVNYNVSSKENSERESVIHSHYSPLNVTVNGSPCILFWARRIMIKFQNHTQLDLTDKTFGVHATVDVADSNCSEENAMLSLNFGDIDNLKGFIIRFMLTNSYYKLSIQNWFTLHRIQLIYNHSVQATFNATRIHAPAIYSYHCEHVSNLQRYDALLTPSSANDAAKLWEVTFIDFQIQGFNIEDGQFAYAEDCASLFPPAILMGLVMSLILLLVLAYALHMLIHLKSLDRHYECKASPAYFPQMKDIDTVDEKEPLRNNGIEAYELRTQQYSKIYI; translated from the exons ATGGAGATATCAGAGCGCTGGATT ATTGTGAATTACAACGTAAGCAGCAAAGAGAATTCGGAGAGAGAATCTGTCATCCACAGTCACTACAGCCCACTTAATGTCACCGTCAATGGAAGCCCCTGTATTCTTTTCTGGGCCAGAAGAATCATGATTAAATTTCAGAATCACACCCAGCTGGACCTAACAGACAAGACATTTGGTGTGCACGCAACTGTAGATGTTGCTGATTCAAACTGCAGTGAAGAAAATGCAAT gCTTTCACTCAATTTCGGTGACATTGACAATCTGAAAGGATTTATTATCAG ATTTATGCTGACAAACAGTTACTACAAGCTGTCCATTCAAAACTGGTTTACCTTACATCGAATCCAGCTCATTTACAACCATTCTGTACAAGCAACGTTCAATGCAACACGAATACACGCTCCAGCGATCTACTCCTATCACTGTGAACATGTGAGCAACTTGCAGAGATATGATGCACTGTTGACGCCTAGCTCTGCAAATGATGCAGCCAAGCTCTGGGAAGTCACTTTTATTGACTTTCAG ATTCAAGGATTTAACATTGAAGACGGGCAGTTTGCTTATGCGGAAGACTGTGCCTCCCTTTTCCCTCCAGCCATTCTCATGGGCCTGGTTATGTCTCTGATACTGCTTCTTGTCCTCGCCTATGCTCTCCACATGCTGATACACTTGAAGTCCCTAGACAGGCATTACGAATGCAAAGCTTCTCCTGCTTATTTCCCACAGATGAAAGATATTGATACAGTGGATGAAAAAGAGCCCCTGAGAAATAATGGGATTGAAGCTTATGAACTGAGAACCCAACAGTACTCCAAAATCTATATTTAG
- the LOC110077314 gene encoding V-type proton ATPase subunit S1-like protein isoform X1 — protein MESNITIKLLLLFFCVGFSASVDQIFGRMERSFFEFSDQDLLQRNGRRYDGSVKPKLNLQQLAITQIVNYNVSSKENSERESVIHSHYSPLNVTVNGSPCILFWARRIMIKFQNHTQLDLTDKTFGVHATVDVADSNCSEENAMLSLNFGDIDNLKGFIIRFMLTNSYYKLSIQNWFTLHRIQLIYNHSVQATFNATRIHAPAIYSYHCEHVSNLQRYDALLTPSSANDAAKLWEVTFIDFQIQGFNIEDGQFAYAEDCASLFPPAILMGLVMSLILLLVLAYALHMLIHLKSLDRHYECKASPAYFPQMKDIDTVDEKEPLRNNGIEAYELRTQQYSKIYI, from the exons TTTCTTTGAGTTTTCTGATCAAGATCTGCTCCAGCGAAATG GCCGACGATATGATGGCAGTGTGAAGCCAAaacttaacttacagcaattagCAATTACACAG ATTGTGAATTACAACGTAAGCAGCAAAGAGAATTCGGAGAGAGAATCTGTCATCCACAGTCACTACAGCCCACTTAATGTCACCGTCAATGGAAGCCCCTGTATTCTTTTCTGGGCCAGAAGAATCATGATTAAATTTCAGAATCACACCCAGCTGGACCTAACAGACAAGACATTTGGTGTGCACGCAACTGTAGATGTTGCTGATTCAAACTGCAGTGAAGAAAATGCAAT gCTTTCACTCAATTTCGGTGACATTGACAATCTGAAAGGATTTATTATCAG ATTTATGCTGACAAACAGTTACTACAAGCTGTCCATTCAAAACTGGTTTACCTTACATCGAATCCAGCTCATTTACAACCATTCTGTACAAGCAACGTTCAATGCAACACGAATACACGCTCCAGCGATCTACTCCTATCACTGTGAACATGTGAGCAACTTGCAGAGATATGATGCACTGTTGACGCCTAGCTCTGCAAATGATGCAGCCAAGCTCTGGGAAGTCACTTTTATTGACTTTCAG ATTCAAGGATTTAACATTGAAGACGGGCAGTTTGCTTATGCGGAAGACTGTGCCTCCCTTTTCCCTCCAGCCATTCTCATGGGCCTGGTTATGTCTCTGATACTGCTTCTTGTCCTCGCCTATGCTCTCCACATGCTGATACACTTGAAGTCCCTAGACAGGCATTACGAATGCAAAGCTTCTCCTGCTTATTTCCCACAGATGAAAGATATTGATACAGTGGATGAAAAAGAGCCCCTGAGAAATAATGGGATTGAAGCTTATGAACTGAGAACCCAACAGTACTCCAAAATCTATATTTAG
- the LOC110077314 gene encoding V-type proton ATPase subunit S1-like protein isoform X2: protein MCVSSSVGRRYDGSVKPKLNLQQLAITQIVNYNVSSKENSERESVIHSHYSPLNVTVNGSPCILFWARRIMIKFQNHTQLDLTDKTFGVHATVDVADSNCSEENAMLSLNFGDIDNLKGFIIRFMLTNSYYKLSIQNWFTLHRIQLIYNHSVQATFNATRIHAPAIYSYHCEHVSNLQRYDALLTPSSANDAAKLWEVTFIDFQIQGFNIEDGQFAYAEDCASLFPPAILMGLVMSLILLLVLAYALHMLIHLKSLDRHYECKASPAYFPQMKDIDTVDEKEPLRNNGIEAYELRTQQYSKIYI from the exons ATG TGTGTCTCTTCTTCTGTAGGCCGACGATATGATGGCAGTGTGAAGCCAAaacttaacttacagcaattagCAATTACACAG ATTGTGAATTACAACGTAAGCAGCAAAGAGAATTCGGAGAGAGAATCTGTCATCCACAGTCACTACAGCCCACTTAATGTCACCGTCAATGGAAGCCCCTGTATTCTTTTCTGGGCCAGAAGAATCATGATTAAATTTCAGAATCACACCCAGCTGGACCTAACAGACAAGACATTTGGTGTGCACGCAACTGTAGATGTTGCTGATTCAAACTGCAGTGAAGAAAATGCAAT gCTTTCACTCAATTTCGGTGACATTGACAATCTGAAAGGATTTATTATCAG ATTTATGCTGACAAACAGTTACTACAAGCTGTCCATTCAAAACTGGTTTACCTTACATCGAATCCAGCTCATTTACAACCATTCTGTACAAGCAACGTTCAATGCAACACGAATACACGCTCCAGCGATCTACTCCTATCACTGTGAACATGTGAGCAACTTGCAGAGATATGATGCACTGTTGACGCCTAGCTCTGCAAATGATGCAGCCAAGCTCTGGGAAGTCACTTTTATTGACTTTCAG ATTCAAGGATTTAACATTGAAGACGGGCAGTTTGCTTATGCGGAAGACTGTGCCTCCCTTTTCCCTCCAGCCATTCTCATGGGCCTGGTTATGTCTCTGATACTGCTTCTTGTCCTCGCCTATGCTCTCCACATGCTGATACACTTGAAGTCCCTAGACAGGCATTACGAATGCAAAGCTTCTCCTGCTTATTTCCCACAGATGAAAGATATTGATACAGTGGATGAAAAAGAGCCCCTGAGAAATAATGGGATTGAAGCTTATGAACTGAGAACCCAACAGTACTCCAAAATCTATATTTAG